tccccttccccttccccttccccttccccttccccttccccttcccttcccttcccttcccttcccttcccttcccttcccttcccttcccttcccttcccttcccttcccttcccttcccttcccttcccttcccttcccttccttcccaccatctgcagctcctccagttaaatgccacatttttttcttcctcccttttctcaTCTCTGGCTCTTGCAGTACAGTCACTTCATTTCACAGCGCTGTATTTTGGCTAAAAAGAGACTGAGGAAGGACGCAGACAGCAAGAGGTCTGTGTGGGGAGAGTGTGCTCAAAGCCCGTAGCATCCAGTGTGAGAGCGAGCTGTGTGCCACGCTGCAGTGGCGATGCCATGGAATATCGCCTACCTCTGACAGCACTGCTTTGTTATCCCTTGGGGGAATGGCGGTGAGGGAGGACTGCGGGAAACATGCCCCTCTGCTCATGAAAAATCTGTGAATTCCTTTTAGTGGTAGCAACTGCcttgattttttattattattattattattattattattattattattattattattatttgtcaGTTGCAACTTATACTTGCACAAAACTTTATAGGATAGAAAAGTAGTGCTTGCATATTTACATCTGACCTGAAAGCTCCGTCTGGACTTGGGAGACTGAAATCAGCCACTTGGCACAAGTAAAATTAGGACTAGCCAGAGctcaaagatgaaaataaaagcaggacaCGAGAAACCCACTGACTGCAATACATTCAGTAATAAATGATTCATGGAGCAATTTTGAGTAGCAAACACATCGGTAAGAACtggaggttttgtttcttttttggggggggattgtccacaaacaaaaatattggcTAATTCATCAGAcgctttcttctgctttgaatAGTTTGCCCAGATCCCCGAGCAACCATGCCGTGCAATTTGCTGTTAACCTAAATAACTTAAATTCAGGTACACCCAGAGCACTGCCCAGATCTGCCCCTGCATGCAATAATTAGGGTTCTCCAAGTGCAAACCTGCAGCTCGGGAGGCAGTAGGTTCCATCAGCATCTCCAGATGGCTACCTGCTGGCGGCGGCCCctggcagggacagggcagggatGCGCCGCAGAGTGGCACGGCTGCGTGGAGAAGGCTTCTGTGGAAACATGCCACTCATGGGTGGCACCGTTCCCATAAGCAGGCACCCCGTGCAACTGCAGCCTGGTAAAGACAGACCTGCGCTCTGTTGCCCGATGGAGGGGCAGAGACTCATAGGAGACCCAGGGAGGCTGGGTATTGCATTCCTTACCTGTGAAATAACCCCTTGCAATCCAAACGCTTGGGGAATTCCTGGATCTCTTTGTAGCCGCGTTTCGGCTGTGACAGCGTGGGGATTTTAAGTGAGGCAAACTCTGAAGGGGTAGATTATTATCTGCTTTTAGAGCAACGGGGAGAAAACAGTTGGAAACAACAGACCTGCTTTTTACAAACCTCGTCTTACCTGATCCTGCTGCTAACAGGAGGGAATGTACAGGCTGGCCAGTGCACCCAGTTATACAGAAATGACTGGTTTTGAGTAAATCTTTCCAGAACTATTCAGGAATTAGCTGCCGTCTTTCAGATTTATACGTCCCTTAATCCAGAATTAACCTTCAAGTGTAGGCAAGCCCTAACACTTGAACTATGTAAGGAGGGATcttctggagcaggggaagagagagagaggcagaaacAAAGCTACTTGATTGAATCAAAGATCAAATTTCGGCTGAAAAATAGGGGATTTAGGAACTTTGGCCAGGGAAGCAGTGACAACTGTTGCGGGGATATTTAGACGCAAACACGGCCTTGCTGCACAAGTCCCCTGAGGGGAGGATGGCTCCTCAGCAGGGCTCTGTGCCGGGAGACCTAAAGCAGTACTTACCACACCAGTGCTGAGGACTCTCCAGCTAGGAGCAGAGGGCTTGGAGTGGGTGGTGTGTGTGCGGGTGGAGTTGTGTACACTCAGCCTTCTCAGACAGCCACAATAAATTATCTCATTAGTAAACCCAGGGTAGCTGTGCTCCTCAGCACATACCCGGCctcccacagcacagaaaaacttTGTGTCTAATTAACGAAATCAAAGGGTCCCCCAGATGCAGCTTAAAGGGACACGCTCAGCTTGAAACCCAGGTTCCTTCAGCAAGTTGTTCTGCGCGTAGTGGAACTAATGAACCTTGACTTCCTATGGCTGGAGGTCTGGCATTCCCTATGCTCCCTGCAAATCCATCCTCTCCTACTCTGCGGCACATGCCCAGCTTCTTCCTATGGCCAGGGACAGCCGAGGAACGAAGAGAAGCCCATGGTACGGTAGCCCCAGCCCCATGCACTGATGGGCTCGACCGTGCTCGTGTGCTGTTGGCAGAGAACTGAGCTCTCACTCCCAGGATTTTCCTCACAGTGAGGGGGTCCCTGACATcacccttttcttccctcctgcctttttttctcgTGTGTTTAAGACCTCTGTTTCCCCACCAGTGCTCATGGCTCGGTGGGATGGGACTGCATAGGGAAGGGAACCCCGCTCCCCCAGGACATGTGTCCATGTGTCCATggctgggaaaaggaaaaaaatgcaggtgctgctgctgcaggggcttttcagttgcatttttctggttttgcaactGCTTGCCCGCCTCTCCTCTTTTATTAGTGGGCAAAAGATGGGCAAATACTGAATGTaaaatgctgctgctccagctgttAAGCAGAACCGCACAGCACAGCTCCCGGGGCAGGCGAGCTCCTGAGCGCTGCGGGAGGAAGGATTTGTGGGTGTTACCCCTCAGAAGAGGAGACCAAAGTCATGTTTGTTTGAGGCACAATCCCTTTCCTCAGAAGTGTaggagctgcagctctccccctgcccgcccAGCTCCTGCACCAAGGGGGTGGCTTGCTTTacaaatgcttttctcttcccctcgTGCTGGAAATTTGATTCTACAAAACACTTACACAGCAGCTAATTGCCAACCCCGCAGTGGCTTAGCTCTCTAATTCCTGCCAGTCAATGAACCAGCCCAAAGAGCTGGTTTCCATAACTTGCTGAATGTATGAACACACCCCTGGAGACATAACatagctgggattttttttttttttccctagacaACTTCTGTATCCTTCTCAATTTTGGAAATTTCTTTCACTCCACAGGGCATAAGGAACATCCAAAGATGGAATGGGCAACCAGGTCCATCCCTGGGAGACATCAAGCAGACATGGACCCACAGGGGCCTCGGAGACCAGCTGGGGTGCCACGGAAGAGATGATTGTCAAGAAATTGCTTTGAAGGTAAAACTGGCGTCATCCAGCCTGTCTGTTTGTGATTTGAGGGTTCATCATCATCTCTCCGTGGATTCCTACTTCCCAACAATGTCCACACCTTGCAAAGGTTTTCTTGATCTGCTGGTTTGTATCCAGAGGGCTGCTGCAAAAATTGTTGCGCTGGCCAATGGCTTAGACCACATCATTCCTCCCCACGCTCCTCCCTGGCACCCTCTTTTCTTTGCCCCAGTTGTGGACTGTTCATCTTCTCTCTCCCAGCCCTTCATTATCCACTTCTCCTCCACCCATCATCTCCCACGCAACAGAGACCCACTCTGTCGTCCATTTCCAACAAGCCCCTTCATGCTCTTTCTTGCTCTACTCCAGACCTGGGAGGGGGAGCCTCTGAGCATTTGCAAAGCCACCCCATTGCCCTCCTTGAAGCTCTCCTTTGTCATGACATCTACAGAAACcgtcacagcagagctgctgtgctctgctcatCTCCTGCTAGCCGTGGCTccttgctccctccctgcctggtctgcctgcacccagctgtTGTTTCTTCACTCCTGCCTGGACTGCACACAGCTTCATCCTTCCTCGCAGGCTCTGTGGCTCTGCAGCACTCAGCAGAACGTGGTCCTCACCTGGTGGCGGGAGTCCAAAGACAAGCTAAGCCACATTTGGGCCAGAGATGGTGACTCGAGAGATGGTACGTTGCCTCATCTGCAGGTGCTAAAGTTGGGCGCAGCAGGATACCAGTTCACCCCTGAAAGTGTGTTTGTTGTCCCAGTTGGACTGCAGCATAGCGGgacaaactgaaatgcaaagtcAAACCTGGTTTTGGCGTGGGTAGAGCTGTGGTCAGCGTCTCCTGCGGAGGCAGAAGCCATCCCGTGAGTGTAAATCATTCCTCCTGCGCTGCGGCCCCTCTCCTGTTATCGGGGGGGTTGAAGGCCCCTCAGGCGGCCGTTCAGAACGGGGCCGTTAAACACGGGCGGGGGGCTCCGGCCTGGGCGtacagggccggggggggggggggcagacccccgctgccctgcccggggcacCCGCTCCGCgcctccctgggctgggggaggcggcaccggcggccctttccccgcctgccccggggAGCTTGCCGCCCGCCCGGGCAGGCATCAGCCCTGGGCCCCTTACTGCACTtggcggggggacggggacaggccgggccccgccgggtGCCGGCGCGTTGGCAGCtcagcttccttggaggaggcATCGCGGGTGGACGCACGATCGGGCCCGGGAtcgggccgggccccgcggggcgggcgcgccccctggcggcgcTGGGCGGCGCAGGGCCGGGCACCGCCGTcgcgggggggggcagtgggaggggcccggggcggccccgcccctccccgcgcaCGCGCCCGGCAGGAGGCCCCGCCTtcccccggcggggcggggcgggacggggcgggtCCGGCCGCGGCGGCCGAGCATGCGCGCGGCGTCacgtggcggcggcggcggcggcgcctctTAAGgcggcgcgcggggcgggggcgggagaGCGGCGGGGCAATGGCGCGCGGCGGCAGGAGCGCGGGGCGGCACGCGGcggcaccggccccggcccccgccaggtaccgggggcggcggcggggccgggccgggccgggggggggtccccgtcccccccccctcTGACTCGCTCCTctccgcagcccggccccggtgCCGGCGGCGCAGCCGGCGCAGCCCGGGCTGATGGCGCAGATGGCGAGCACGGCGGCGGGCGTGGCCGTGGGCTCCGCCGTGGGACACGTCGTGGGCAGCGCCCTCACCGGCGCCTTcagcggcggcggctcctccgAACCGGCCAAGGCGGCGGCTCCCGCCCAGGtgcgagcggggccgggccggcgcccTTGCCTGCGTCCTTGTCCTCGCTTGCGGCGGGGCctggggcgggcggcggccgtgGGCTGCGGGatggggggtgaggaggggcggcgggagccgggcaggcagagccggtcctggggagcgggggggggccgccggcgcTTCCGCGGGCTGCTTGACCCGTGCGGTGAAGGGCAGACGTACAGGCAGCccgaggggccggggcggtTCCTGCCGAGAGGCGAAAAGGAGCCGCTGTATTTACCGAAAGGGGTGCCTCTGCCCCCAGACCTCCTTCCCTAGCCAGGTCCTTGCCTGCaggagcccaggcagcagcccctgTACCAGCAGTCGCCCTATGGACCCTGCCACTATGAGATGAAGCAGTTCCTGGAGTGTGCTACCAACCAGAGAGACCTGACCTTGTGCGAGGGCTTCAACGAGGCTCTGAAGCAGTGCAAGACTAGCAACGGTGAGTCTGTGCCCTGTGCCAGCAGCGAGGGCACTGCTGCCAGGAGAATACTTGAGAGGGTTCAAGGTTGCAGAAGCAATCTGTTGAGGTTATAGTGCCCTTCAGAGCTTTAAATAGGAAGCAGTTCTGCCTTTCCTGTGTCCTGGAATGCGGAAGGGAACTGGAAGGGGCAGGAGAAATGATCCTGAGTGTATCTGTGTGAAGGTGAGGAGGCTGTAGGTGCCCTCTTGGAGGTTCCTCTCTTGCTGCTTTCCTTACTTGATTCTCTAATTCCTGCTGCACCTGTTAAAAGTGGATGTCAGTAGCTATGTCTTGATCTGGTCACCTTAGGTAAGTGAGCCTTTACAGCTGCTTGAATATGCCTCTAATGCTGAACTTGTGCTTTCTCCCCTGTAGGTGTTTCTTCTCTCCTGTGAAGAATCTGCCCCCTTgtagggaagagaaggctggtGTAGAGCCTTGCTGCCTGCGGGGAGCAGAAGGACAGATGGGGGATGAGCTGAAGGGAGCAGACTGACCAGATAGGAGTCTTCTAGTGGTAACTCACTTCTGGACTCGTAGGGAAGGAGAGGAATGGTTGGACCTGTGGGAGTTCGGAATTCAGATAGTGCTGTATTTGttacagagaaataaaggaGTTTATTTGGACCTATCACTTGTGCATGTTCTTTATTTAATTCTCAAGCTAAAATTAAGCTACCAAAATGTTAACAGTATCAGCCACTTGAAGGATAAGGCACAGTTGTATATTTCCTGCAAACAGGAGGTGCAGCCTAGCAAGGACTGAGCCTGCATGACTTGGCAAAAGCAGATCCACAACTGAGCTGAGACTGGATTGGCTGCActccaggcagaggaggggcTGGAGAGAGGTAATCCGAGATGTGTCctacagtattttcagtaacaCTATTTTTCCATTGGTACCTTCTTCCTGAAGAGCTGTTCTGACCCTGGAGCTAAGAAAATAGGACCTGTCTGGCTGTGTGACTTGGATACAGTCAGCTGATCTTACTTAAAAGCCTTAGCAGGTTATGCAATGTTTTCAAGGTCACCGGCATCAGGTCAGGTTCAGAGTGGCTTTCTGCTTACAGTCGCTACAGCAGAACAGTCCCGTGACTGCTGCCTGCAGACTGGCCTCCAGCAGGACACCTTCCTCTTCATGTTGGTGTGAAAGAATTTTGAGGCTTCAGCTGGAGTTTCAGTGGCACAGCAGTGAAACCATGATACTTTCAGATGCTTAACTGCTGAATTTTCATGGCAGAATTAATCTGTTAACTGTTGACCTCCAGCTGTTGAATATTGGGCAAGTTATGGGCCCCTTGTTTGGATCTGGGAGGAAATCCAGGTCTAGATGGTAAAGGCTGGCAGCAGATACTGGAAGCTGGTGTTGAAAGTCCTGCTCCTTCTAAATGTCAAGACCTAAGTTCTTGGTGGTAGATAATGTCCAGAGCTGTGCCTGACCTTATCTGAGGTGCCTTGACCTTTCCTGAGAGACAGCCAAGGGAAAAAGTAGATGCCAGAGAGTCAAAGCCCAAGTCCTCTGTGTGCTGAGCTGCCCCAGTGTGAGCAGGGAGGAACCACTGTAATGAAGCTGTTTTAACAAACtccatttaagaaataaatactaGAGTGATGTTGGTGTGTGCTGGTTTGGGTGGAGAAGCTGTTAAGGAGGACCATCAGGAGCACCTGCAGCAGGTGTGTGCTGTCTTCTGATCCATCTTGGCTAAGTGCTAGCAATGCTGCTTCTGGAGTTGTGGAGACTCTGGGTGTCTCTTGAACAGCTTTTCCTGGTGAGTGCAGTGGACAGTCCAGAAGGCCACTGCCAGTGTGGTGATGGTGTCGAAGGCAGACTCATCCAGTGATGCAGGTGCATGTGTTTGTTTGGTTGCCAGTGCAGGTGGGTTGAAAGGAGATGCAGTTTTCTTGTCACTTGGGAGTGTAGGCCATGCCATTGGGAACATGAGTGACTCCTTGaagcaggaggctgctgcttgTGCCTGGCTGTGGTGCTGCGTTTCCGTGGTTTGTCAGGGTGCAGCTTTGGATGTGGCAGCATGAACCTctgagaggagcagggggatcCCAGGAAGAGGAGCTAAGTGGCAGAGGATTCTTGCTGAGCGGGGGATGAGTGCATGGGCAGCATGGTAGGGTGACTGAGCCTTGCTGGTGGCTGCGCTGCATTTGTGATCAGTAATGGGTCTGCTCATCTAGGGCTGCGCTTCAGCTCTGAGCTCTTCTTGCTCTGTGAGACAGGCCTGGTCCTGGCTGGGGTGCTGGTGAGGGGCTGACCCCTCCTCTGCAAGGAGCCCCTCCTCCGCTGGTCTCTCATCTGGGTGTTtgctgagagctgctgcagccgATCTGTGGAGTGATCCCCTCCAGAgctgtgtgttttccttctgtgttggTCAGTTGCCCGCCC
This sequence is a window from Pelecanus crispus isolate bPelCri1 chromosome 11, bPelCri1.pri, whole genome shotgun sequence. Protein-coding genes within it:
- the CHCHD10 gene encoding coiled-coil-helix-coiled-coil-helix domain-containing protein 10, mitochondrial, with product MARGGRSAGRHAAAPAPAPASPAPVPAAQPAQPGLMAQMASTAAGVAVGSAVGHVVGSALTGAFSGGGSSEPAKAAAPAQEPRQQPLYQQSPYGPCHYEMKQFLECATNQRDLTLCEGFNEALKQCKTSNGVSSLL